In Hydra vulgaris chromosome 06, alternate assembly HydraT2T_AEP, a genomic segment contains:
- the LOC136081439 gene encoding uncharacterized protein LOC136081439, whose translation MANFFSANSYRNNLDLPTFMNGNVLDESSTLYLLGLTLTSDLFWKLYIKSIAKLPSAKVPTLHRAPYFLTQDTILYFYKFQIRPCMEYFCHMWGGSSNDVFSYLEKVQKRIVNIIGSALAANLQPLSHR comes from the coding sequence atggcaaattttttttcagctaatagTTATCGCAATAACTTAGATCTTCCTACATtcatgaacggtaatgtacttgatgagtcatctaccctttatcttcttGGATTAACTTTAACCTCcgatcttttttggaaattatatatcaaatctattgcaaaattaCCATCTGCTAAAGTCCCAACTCTTCATCGTGCACCCTACTTTCTCACTCAAGAtactattctttatttttataaatttcaaatccgtccttgtatggaatacttttGTCATATGTGGGGTGGATCTTCGAAtgatgttttttcttatttagaaaaggtgcaaaaacgcatagTAAACATAATTGGATCTGCTCTAGcggccaaccttcaaccattatcgcATCGATAA